TCCGGCTCTGTTGCCTTTTTGTTTGAGCAGAAAGGGATCATCACCATCAACCGCGAAAAGCTGGATGAGGATGAGGTCATGCTTGCCGCCATCGACGCAGGCGCTGATGATGTGAAAGTAGAGGGCGATGTTTTCGAAATCACAACTTCCCGCGAACAGCTTTATGCGGTCCGAACCAGCCTGGAAGAAGCGGGCTACACGATTGCCTCTGCCGAATTGCAGCGCTTACCTGCTACTGAGGTCACCGTAGATGCAGACACTGCCGCATCAAATCTCAAGCTGATGTACCGTTTTGAAGACCATGACGACGTCACCAACGTTTTCACAAACATGAACATGAGTGAAGAAGTCATGAACCTGGCAGAAAACATGTAAACCGGCCGTCGCCTTTCCTCTATGCGCTTACCCATCCTTCTCATCCTGCTGTTCATCTTTCTTAGCGCCGCTGTTCCTGACCGCGCGCGACAGGCGAATGAAGCGTTTGAAAACAGGGACTTTGAAACCGCAGAGCGGCTTTTCAGGGAAGCCATCAACGAAAACCCCAACGATGCCAGGCTTTACTTCAATCACGCCACGACGCTCACACTCATGGGGCGACAGGATGAAGCCGTTGAGGCATTTGAGCGCTTCCGTATGGTAGAACGCGATCCGGCACTGCGGGCCTTTGCAGACTATAACATTGGGAACATCTTTGCAGAAGCCGGCGAATGGGAGATGGCCGCTGAACTTTATCGCGTAGCCCTGCTGCAAAATCCGGCTGACGAAGACGCCATACACAACTTTGAGTTCGCCATGCGTCAGCTGCAAAATGAGCAGGATGAAGAAGATATGCTTCCGCCTGATGAAGACGAACAGCAGGCACAAGATCAACAGGCGGATCGCAGTGAACAGCAGGATGAAGCTGACCCGGACGACGGAGAAGGTGAGGCCGGAAGCGACGACAGCACGCCAACGGAAAGCAGGCAAAGTCCCGCGGATATGGAACCGGAGCCCCGTCCCGGTGAAATGTCGCAGCAGGAAGCGCAGCAAATTCTGAATGCCATCACCAACCGTGAACGTGAGCTTATCCGCGATTTTCTCAAAGATCTCACCCCGCCCGCAGAAACCCCTGAAAAAGACTGGTAGATCATGCCTTACAATGGCACATTAAACGCAAAAGGTATGAAAACCACAGCCCTGCCGACTCCCGCAGCAAACACGCGCGTACTAACTTTCTTCCTGGTTTTCATTGCACTGCTATGCTTTACAGCAGCGGATGGTTTCGCAAAACAAGCGGAACCGCAGGCAAGGCTCACGGCTACTTCAGAGCGTGCTTTTGTAGGAGAGCGTATTATCGTAGCCGTTGAAATCTCAGGCAGACGGATTGAAAATGTTCAGCGTCCCGAGCTGCAGCCCGTCGAAGGTCTGCGAATCATTTCTGCAACACCAACACGCACATCTGCTTTCGACTTCCGGGACGGACAGCAAATCAGCACCGTTGGCTTCCGTTTCACTATCGAAGCCGTTCGGGAAGGCGAGCACACCATCCCGGCAGTCCGTCTGATCATGAACGGACGCACCTATACTACAAACCCACTTACCATTGAAGTTTTAGGGCGGGATCAGCTGCATCAGGAAGATGTTGATGATAATATCTTTGTAAGGCTTGAAGTCTCTAATGAGCGCCCCTTCCGCGGGGAGCAGGTACAGGCTAAAGTTGTGCTGTACTTCCATCAGGATATCAGTGTCATTTCTTATCAGCCGTCTTCGACCTGGCGAACAGAAGGTTTTTGGCTGGAGCGCTTGACCGAAGAAGAGGGTCCACGTGCACAAAACGTGACCGTTAGAGGGCAGCCCTTTCGTCGGGCCGAATTAATGAGCTACTCTTTGTTTCCTACCCGCTCCGGAGAAGTTTCGATTGGCGGATACAATGTGACGGTCAATATGCGGCCTGTGAGCCGCTTTGGAGACGCCTCGCGGTTTGTTGAGAGTTTCGGACGCTCCCAGCGATCAGTCCGCCTGCGTACCCAAACGGTAGACCTGCAGGTACGACCGCTGCCACAGCCGCAACCCGAAGGCTTCAGCGGGGCCGTAGGACAGTTCACGGTGAGCCGCGCTGTGCCGGAAACCGAAATCCGTATTGGCGAGCCGCTTAACATTGAAACGACCTTTACCGGACAGGGCAATATCTCTCTTGTTGATCATCCCGGCTTCAGCTTGCCGGAAGGCTTTGATGTTTTCCAGCCCAGGGAAAACCTGAGCATCAATAAAACAACAGAAGGGGTAAGGGGCACAAAAAGCTTTACCGATGTACTTGTAGCACGTGAAACCGGCCGTTTCGAAGTGCCGGCTGCAACCGTATCCTGGTTCGACCCGAGAACCCGGCGATATCGTTCACAACCGCTTACGGCTGTACCGGTACGCGTGCTGTATGACCCCGGTGCCGAAACTTCGGTAGCAGGTGTACATCAGCTTAATGTGAACTTATGGACCGGAAGCGTAACCTGGTACACACAGACATCCCCCGGCATACTCTTGCGCAACATACTCATTTTGATCTTCTTACTATTGCCTGTTGGTCTGCTCATGTATGCATGGACCGAAAAACGCAAGCAGGATGAAGCTTTACTGACCCCGGAAAATATACGGGCCTCAAAAGCGCTGACAACGGCAACGGCTTTGCTTAGACAAGCCGACGCTTTTGCCGAAAACGACGCGCCTAAAGAAGCCTACAAAACCCTGAATAAGGCCGTATCAGACTATGCCGTACACAAGCTGAAACTTCCGGAAGGGAGCTATCCCGATTCCCAGATTCTTGCTGCCCTTAATAGCCGGCTAACAGGAAAACATATGATTTACAATCGCTTACGCTGGATCTTTACCCGCAATAGCGAAATGACTTTTGGTACTGATACATCCCTAAAGTCGTACCAGTATGACAGGGCTGAATGTGAAGCCATCCTGAATGAACTCGAAGAACTGTTTGACTGATGTCTTTCCTCCAAACAGCGGTTCTGTAAACTTTTAAAAATATCAGCGATGTACCACATCCGGCTTTTATTCCTGTTCATATTATATCTTTTTGTCGTTCTGTTTCCGGCAGCATCAACAGGCTATGCAACCGCTTCAAATCAGGATACACAGCATAGCATTGCAGACATCCAAATGCTGTTTAATGAAGGCAACTTTTACTTTCAGGAAAACAATTACAGGGAAGCACTTCAGCGGTACAATCAGATTGAAGCTGCCGGCTTCAGCTCCGGTCCGCTATTCCTGAATATGGCCCTGGCCCACAACCGCCTCGATGAACCCGGCTTAGCCTTGTTTTATTTCAGGGAAGCCTCCTCCTTTTCAAATGTGCGATCAGAAGCTGTGGAAGGCAGCGAGTATATAAGCGAACGGTTATTTCAGCGGTTTGGAGAAATCCCCCTTCTCAATACCTGGCAATGGCGGCACTACCTCATTTTCAAAGCCGGAACAACGCCCTTTCTTATCATTACGCTGGTTTTATTTAACCTCATATTTCTCGGCTGGGCCGCACAGTGGTTTTATCCCGTTTGGCGAACCCGGCTCAGATACATGGTTTTGTTCGCTTTTTTAGCACTGCTTCCCTTTACAGCTGTAACCTACTGGCTTTGGACAGCAAACGACCGGCTCGGGTACGGGCAGATCGTTCAGGAAAATATCAGCCTGAGAGAATCTCCAGGCCTGCAAAGCCGGGTCCTCCTTGAAGTAACCCCGGGATTCCGGTTCATGAAAGATGAAATCACATCCGAAGAACACCCCGGTTACCTGAAAGTAGAACTCAGCAACGGAATGTCGGGATGGATACCCGCCGAATCGGCCCGTATGTTCAGCCGGTATTGAAGCGCACGTATTTGGGCTAAATTACCCCGCATTATTCACAATTAAACAGGATTAATTTGCTAAATACAAGTTTAAATTGGGCTTAACGAAA
This genomic stretch from Cyclonatronum proteinivorum harbors:
- a CDS encoding YebC/PmpR family DNA-binding transcriptional regulator, whose protein sequence is MAGHSKWANIKHRKARQDAARSKAFTKIIRELTVAAREGGGDPGANPRLSLAVANAKSVNMPKDNIERAIKKGTGELEGESYEEVTFEGYGPGGVAYFVECTTDNNNRTVSEIRHAFSKHGGNMGTSGSVAFLFEQKGIITINREKLDEDEVMLAAIDAGADDVKVEGDVFEITTSREQLYAVRTSLEEAGYTIASAELQRLPATEVTVDADTAASNLKLMYRFEDHDDVTNVFTNMNMSEEVMNLAENM
- a CDS encoding tetratricopeptide repeat protein; translated protein: MRLPILLILLFIFLSAAVPDRARQANEAFENRDFETAERLFREAINENPNDARLYFNHATTLTLMGRQDEAVEAFERFRMVERDPALRAFADYNIGNIFAEAGEWEMAAELYRVALLQNPADEDAIHNFEFAMRQLQNEQDEEDMLPPDEDEQQAQDQQADRSEQQDEADPDDGEGEAGSDDSTPTESRQSPADMEPEPRPGEMSQQEAQQILNAITNRERELIRDFLKDLTPPAETPEKDW
- a CDS encoding BatD family protein yields the protein MKTTALPTPAANTRVLTFFLVFIALLCFTAADGFAKQAEPQARLTATSERAFVGERIIVAVEISGRRIENVQRPELQPVEGLRIISATPTRTSAFDFRDGQQISTVGFRFTIEAVREGEHTIPAVRLIMNGRTYTTNPLTIEVLGRDQLHQEDVDDNIFVRLEVSNERPFRGEQVQAKVVLYFHQDISVISYQPSSTWRTEGFWLERLTEEEGPRAQNVTVRGQPFRRAELMSYSLFPTRSGEVSIGGYNVTVNMRPVSRFGDASRFVESFGRSQRSVRLRTQTVDLQVRPLPQPQPEGFSGAVGQFTVSRAVPETEIRIGEPLNIETTFTGQGNISLVDHPGFSLPEGFDVFQPRENLSINKTTEGVRGTKSFTDVLVARETGRFEVPAATVSWFDPRTRRYRSQPLTAVPVRVLYDPGAETSVAGVHQLNVNLWTGSVTWYTQTSPGILLRNILILIFLLLPVGLLMYAWTEKRKQDEALLTPENIRASKALTTATALLRQADAFAENDAPKEAYKTLNKAVSDYAVHKLKLPEGSYPDSQILAALNSRLTGKHMIYNRLRWIFTRNSEMTFGTDTSLKSYQYDRAECEAILNELEELFD
- a CDS encoding SH3 domain-containing protein, giving the protein MYHIRLLFLFILYLFVVLFPAASTGYATASNQDTQHSIADIQMLFNEGNFYFQENNYREALQRYNQIEAAGFSSGPLFLNMALAHNRLDEPGLALFYFREASSFSNVRSEAVEGSEYISERLFQRFGEIPLLNTWQWRHYLIFKAGTTPFLIITLVLFNLIFLGWAAQWFYPVWRTRLRYMVLFAFLALLPFTAVTYWLWTANDRLGYGQIVQENISLRESPGLQSRVLLEVTPGFRFMKDEITSEEHPGYLKVELSNGMSGWIPAESARMFSRY